Below is a genomic region from Doryrhamphus excisus isolate RoL2022-K1 chromosome 16, RoL_Dexc_1.0, whole genome shotgun sequence.
tagccaaaaacttaccacttccacacggatagggaggataactattaacagttatttaacctttaacatgaacatgaatcaaacgtaataattttttctgggtacatgataccatacagcatccatatcaaacttgcgcgggggggcgcactaacattaaactttcatatcaaggcgggggcctcaaactagtgtcctgcgggccacatttggtccacgggacgcatgtttgagacccctgccctaagcCATTTCCACTCATCCtctccacagacacacacttgtCATGCTCCATTTGTAACCCTCCGCCCCCCCGAGCGAGACTGACGGCGACGCGGCGGCCAACTTTTACCTTGACGCCAAAGCTGGCCATTTCCACCCGCAAGCAGTCGGCGAAGGCTTCCTGTCCACGCTTGGAGACGCTATAACTTCCCATGTTCAGGCAGTTGAAGAAAGAAAAGATGCTCGACACGAAAACCACTCGACCTGAGGAGGTcagtgggggggggtcagtgaCAAAGAACACGAAGGTGACATCATCCGCATTACCTTTAGCGGCCCGCACCAACGGCAGAAAAGCCAAAGTGGTCCTGATGCAGCCAAACAGGTTGATGTCCACCATGCGGCGGAAGTCCTCGATCGTGTTCCACTCGATCTCCGCCCAGTCGGAAATTCCAGCGTTGTTCACCACAGCCCACAGACCTGcaagcaaaacaacaataattataataataaccataaaagcaatcttcactcgctaaatgtactgcaaaaaaggtcagtaaggataattcataatgccgcctacagagaacatactaactccttatttctaaaatcacaaatacttcaacttgctgatatagttcatcttcaaacagaagaagaactacatttgaaacacttatatgctaggactacgttagcgttagcatagcatttcagtatgtggaatcaaactatggaatggattgagtaaggaagtcaaacaatgcacaacgatgagccaattcaagaaacaatacaagcagttgatgtttgctaaatacaaggatgaagagtaaaaataaaataaaataaaatattaggaagtgaacaaatgtaacagttactgattgtaaaagtaccagatggaggggtgggatttataaaaaaaaaaaataacataaaaataataaaaataataaaatgtgagtcttgaaccagtcatgatgtgctatatatatcagtgatatatatatagatatcatatatcatgaggaaaaagcggtagaaaatgaatgaatgaattcaagaaacaatacaagcagttgatgtttgctaaatacaaggatgaagagtaaaaaataaaataaaataaaataaaataaaataaattaaataaatgaaatgaaatgaaatgaaatgaaatgaaattaaattaaaaataaataaatattaggaagtgaacaaatgtaacagttactgattgtaaaagtatcagatgtaggggtaggatttataataaaataaaataaaataaaataaaataaaataaaataaaataaaatgtgagtcttgaaccagtcatgatgtgctatatatatcactgatatatatagatatcatatatcatgaggaaaaagcggtagaaaatgaatgaaaataaaataaaataagccaattcaagaaacattacaagcagttgatgtttgctaaatacaaggatgaagagtaaaaaataaaataaaataaaataaaataaaataaattaaaataaaataaatattaggaagtgaacaaatgtaacagttactgattgtaaaagtatcagatgtaggggtaggattcatgataaaataaaataaaataaaataaaataaaataaaataaaataaaataaaataaaataaaataaaataaaataaaataaaataaaataaaataaaataaatattaggcagtgaacaaatgtaatagttactgattgtaaaagtatcagatgtaggggtaggatttataataaaataaaataaaataaaataaaataaaataaaataaaataaaataaaataaaataaaataaaataaaataaaataaaataaaataaaataaaataaaataaaataaaataaatattaggcagtgaacaaatgtaatagttactgattgtaaaagtatcagatgtaggggtaggatttataataaaataaaataaaataaaataaaataaaataaaataaaataaaatttaataagcttcgcttcttcctactccttttggacatgtggaactgggaactgattatgggatgcattcaattgtaatctgatgcatgttcaaatgaaatcaaaccattacctttCTCCGGCAGGTTCTCCTGAACGGTGGCCTTGGCCTGCCGCACGTCCGCATCACGGGTGACGTCCAGCTTGAGGAGCTTCAAACGATGTGAGCTCTGTTTGGCCAGGTTCTGGGCGCCGGTCCCCTGCGGAAACAAACAACCGGCAAAAACCACAAAGCCCTTGTGGTCCAAGCATCGAGCCAGCTCGTATCCGAAGCCGCTGTCGCAGCCTGTGATGAGCACGGCCCAGCCGAGGCCGTCCACCGGGGCGCTCCGGCGCCTTGAGAACACCTTGGTGAAAATAAGGAGCAGGAAAGCCAAGCCGGGGACGATACAGAGGAACTGGAAGGTCGTCGAGGTGGCGTTCATGTTTGCTGAGGTTTCTCCGCATCTGcttgccccccctccccgttGACGGCTCTTTATAAGACCAAAGCGTGAGGCGATTTGTTCAGGTTTGCATGTGACGATAAATTTAAACACATTCCTTTTCTCTGCCTTTTGCCTTTTTCCGACAATATCAGATTTTTGGAAGCGGTTTATTTGTCCGGAATTGATCCGGGAATATAGCACCCGATGCGTTGCTGGATAACACCCCGGGCCTTTTTTACGCAACTGCTTCAATAAGTTCCatacattcatcattcatctctacaaaatgtattttttgttgcaTGTGTGGGGGTATGGAACACATCAATCCGATCCACATTATTCCCTACATGGAAAAAATGGATTGGGATTTCATGTAATGGGTGTCAAATAATAATTAGTTCCGGACCCGACTGTAATAAGTCCATTTCCATGAAGTCCGATTCCGTATTTATGAAGGCAATATTGTCATAATTAGACCAAAAcctctttatgaccttctaaatatggctttacCATTAGAGACAACactatagcacccctatggccaCATTGGCacacaataaagtacacaaaataacaggaaataacacaTTAAGAGGCTACatggtggtgagtggttagcacacagctcatagctaggtgacccgagttcgattccaccctcaggtcATGATCGGGATTCCGTATTTATGAAGGCAATATTGTCATAATTCGaccaaaacctgtttattaacttctaaatatggttttaccATTAGAGACAACCCTGTAGCACCCCTACATCCACATTGACacacaataaagtacacaaaataacaggaaataagacattaagAGGCTACatggtggtgagtggttagcacacagctcatagctaagagacccgagttcgattccaccctcaggtcTTGATCGGGATTCCGTATTTATGAAGGCAATATTGTCATAATTAGACCAAAACCtctttataaccttctaaatatggttttattaTTAGAGACAACCctgtagcacccctatagccacattGGCacacaataaagtacacaaagtaacaggaaataagacattaaaaGGTTGCGtggtggcgagtggttagcacacagctcatagctaggtgacccgagttcgattccaccctcaggtcTTGATCGGGATTCCGTATTTATGAAGGCAATATTGTCATAATTAGACCAAAAcctctttatgaccttctaaatttcCTTCTAGACCTTCTAGAGACAACACTATAGCACCCCTACATCCACATTGACacacaataaagtacacaaaataacaggaaataacacattaacaggctgcatggtggtgagtggttagcacacagctcatagctaagagacccaagttcgattccaccctcaggtcTTGATCGGGATTCCGTATTTATGAAGGCAATATTGTCATAAATTAGACCAAAAcctctttatgaccttctaaatatggttttattaTTAGAGACAACCCTGTAGCACCCCTATGGCCACATTGACacacaataaagtacacaaaataacaggaaataacacaTTAAGAGGCTACatggtggtgagtggttagcacacagctcatagctaggtgacccgagttcgattccaccctcaggtcTTGATCGGGATTCGGTATTTATGAAGGCAATATTGTCATAATTAGaccaaaacctgtttatgaccttctaaatatggctttacCATTAGAGACAACCATGTAGCACCCCTACATCCACATTGACacacaataaagtacacaaaataacaggaaataacacaTTAAGAGGCTACatggtggtgagtggttagcacacagctcATAGCtaagagaccggagttcgattccactctcgggtcTTAAGGGGGATTCCATATTTATGAAGGCAATATTGTCATAATTAGaccaaaacctgtttatgaccttctaaatatggctttacCATTAGAGACAACCATGTAGCACCCCTACATCCACATTGACacacaataaagtacacaaaataacaggaaataacacaTTAAGAGGCTACatggtggtgagtggttagcacacagctcATAGCtaagagaccggagttcgattccactctcgggtcttaataataaaaaagttttattaaaaaatgcattttgtttttgttttgttattttaataaagttgtgaatattaaacagccaaaaaatatgcatattcttgaagaaaaatagaacgtatttaaccacaaaacaagcatgatttattaattcatgtattttagaaaaaacgtgacaaaaaaaaagaaaatcaaaccAGGATGACTAATTAATCACATCATATTTAATGTGTTAATCTCAGTTTTAATCTCTAATGTCAGTTTTTGTTTGCGGGTTGCCTTTTTataaattagtttaaaaaaaaaaacatgacaaaaaaaaaatgaaaccacaATGTGAAAAAGGGATGACTAATTAATAACATcatatttactttactttattgactttacttttttactttaattaacCGGAGTAAACAAGGGACTACAGAGAGGCAATGCAGGATGTATTATGTAGCCCAGTGATTCCCAAAATGAGGGCCGCGGCCCcctggtggtactgcaggtgggccatgagaggtcattaaaaatatgattaatttttgctaatattattttattattaaattattttattgtaaaatatttattgcacaatttaaaaaaatattggaacgtagctctctggtcatcatgccagtcttgaatgcagttataataataataattatataatcataataaggattattattattcattcattcattttctaccgctttgattttattattattattattattattattattcataataaactTTACAaacaactcagggcccacttgaaaatcaaaaaaatgtctgtggcccacctttgtcctataaacagtacatagacaaaatgcaaataataataataactattattatttttattatttaacaataataataataataataataataataataataataataataattattattattattatgatcaactcaactcagggcccacttgaaaatcgcAAAAAATGTCtgtggcccacctttgtcctataaacagtacatagacaaaatgcaaataataataataataataactattattatttaataataacaataataactattattattattatcatttaataataacaataataataataattattatcaactcaactcaaggcccacttgaaaataaaaaaaatgtctgtggcccatctttgtcctataaacagtacatagaaaaaatgcaaataataataataacaataactattattattatgtaataataataacaataataataataattattattattatcaactcaactcagggcccacttgaaaaaaaaaatgtctgcgtgtggcccacctttgtcctataaacagtacatagacaaaatgcaaataataataataataataataataataataataataataataataataataataataataataataataactattattattattattattatttaataataataataacaataataataataattattattattatcagctcaactcagggcccacttaaaaatcgaaaaaatgtctgtggcccacctttgtcctataaacagtacatagacaaaatgcaaataataataataataataataataataataataataataactattattattattattatttaataataataacaataataataataataattattattattattaactcaactcaataataataataaaaaataaaaactattattattgttattatttaataacaataataactattatattattattatttaataataacaatagttgTCATATAAACAGTAGATAgacaaaatgcaaataatactaataatactaactattgttattattatttaataataataataatgatactaataataataataataataataataacaacaataataataattattattattatgaatattaatattatattatattgttattattatattatattataatattattattaatattattattattaat
It encodes:
- the zgc:113142 gene encoding D-beta-hydroxybutyrate dehydrogenase, mitochondrial, whose protein sequence is MMNVWNLLKQLRKKGPGCYPATHRVLYSRINSGQINRFQKSDIVGKRQKAEKRNVFKFIVTCKPEQIASRFGLIKSRQRGGGASRCGETSANMNATSTTFQFLCIVPGLAFLLLIFTKVFSRRRSAPVDGLGWAVLITGCDSGFGYELARCLDHKGFVVFAGCLFPQGTGAQNLAKQSSHRLKLLKLDVTRDADVRQAKATVQENLPEKGLWAVVNNAGISDWAEIEWNTIEDFRRMVDINLFGCIRTTLAFLPLVRAAKGRVVFVSSIFSFFNCLNMGSYSVSKRGQEAFADCLRVEMASFGVKVSIIQPGNFGQATNIVKMKTVSDIWLKFDEERKQTFSQDYIKLAIEYFVSTCRTGFTNADKVINAMLHAITAPSPRRRYMVVSAKDRVFFQLYPYLPTALTDAVFSLSSMYATRKEMLYVK